A window of the Lagopus muta isolate bLagMut1 chromosome 1, bLagMut1 primary, whole genome shotgun sequence genome harbors these coding sequences:
- the ZC3H13 gene encoding zinc finger CCCH domain-containing protein 13 isoform X4 — MSKIRRKVTVENTKTISDSTSRRPSVFERLGPSTGSTAETQCRNWLKTGNCLYGNTCRFVHGPSPRGKGYSSSYRRSPERPTGDLRERMKNKRQDVEAEPQKRSTEESSSPVRKESSRGRHREKEDIKITKERTPESEEENGDWEANREDSDNGDVNYDYDHELSLEMKRQKIQRELMKLEQENMEKREEIVIKKEISPEVVRSKLSPSPSPRKSSKSPKRRSSPKSSSSASKKEKKASTVSSPLLDQQRSSKSNQSKKKGPRTPSPPPPVQEETSLGKKHKEKHKGKERLDEKTREVKERGRDFERHKEKKEKQRDPSEGSHRQKRSPSPADHSGSNSSPSREYSPPAARRRQVSRAPVKSTTHKHNFSPSRRSASPSGQRHSPISSRHHSSSSQSGSSVQRHSPSPHRKRTPSPSYQRTASPPARRSSSPYPPRSSSSPQRKRSPSRHRSPGREKGRHDRDRTSQSHDRRHERRDETRGKREKERETRDDRDYDQEQSTSRDHRDDRESRDGRDRRDTRDNRDRRETRESRDTRDSRDTRDYSRDNKDSRDQRDSRSTRDSHDYRDRESRDAHKKDDQYQEDSRSYGRSHGREESSRAETRNDSRSDSRNESRSDRTGRSRGRGPELSDKGSRGTRGSQVDGHSSSGNYHDSWESRSSYPDRDRYDSRDQARDSSFERRHGERDRRDNRERDQRASSPVRHQGRSDDLERDERRDERRVDRSDDRRDERARERERERERDRERERERDREREREKERELERDRARERERERERDKDRDRERDRDRDHDREREREREREKEREREREERERERERERDRERERERERGRDRDKERERQRDWDDKDKGREDRRDKREDIREERSSRDVHEERKSKKRHRNESSPSPRQSPKRRREHSPDSDAYNSGDDKNEKHRLLSQVVRPQESRSLSPSHIAEDRQSRWKEEERKSDRKESSRRYEEPEFKERISSSDKQREQPDSSEGSRSRVQESLGRRPSEERDASDRMHDDSKKKSKIQKKATKKKKEDDSGVERYTNESTTEESQVFSPKKGQKKKNVEKKRKRSKGDSEVSDEEIVPHHKKKKGPRTPPVTKEELVEAPPEKAVAEVPQKREETTFSDWSDEDVPERGDIVVPERSTEESHRKSHRMRVEKVEAPHVTIDDGSHRKPVDQKRSSSLGSNRSHASSRLRSPSNESAHRSGDDQTGRKRILHSTSRDRDREKKSLEITGERKSRIDQLKRGEPSRSTSSDRQDSRSHSSRRSSPESDRQVHSRSGSFDSRERLQERDRHDHDRERDRDRREGRQRDWDRDRDIDKDWPRSRERERLREREREREKRRELDRERDRQLPDTAERERDRTLDISSQKESTKHGETKLDRDHEKEFDGVCRDSAASEKERPDKDLGSLQGFEDGNEAEKVESLEGGEDEAKIDDVQSLASGAGEYEPISDDELDEILAGDAEKREDQQEDEKMPDPVDVIDVDWSSLMPKQPKEPREAGAALLKFTPGAVMLRVGISKRLAGPELFTKIKETCQKALEKPKDAENLFEHELGALNMAALLRKEERAGLLSNLGPCCKALCFRRDSAIRKQLMKNEKGATKQTYTNAAAMDSDLLRLSLRLFKRKTVCQVPGQEKTEDSKIPQPAIQQEVCVS, encoded by the exons actCTGATAATGGAGATGTTAACTATGATTATGATCAtgagctgtctttggaaatgAAGCGCCAAAAGATTCAGAGAGAACTCATGAAGTTGGAACAGGAAAACATGGAGAAACGAGAGGAGATTGTCATTAAAAAGGAG ATTTCTCCAGAGGTGGTTAGGTCTAAATTATCACCATCGCCATCACCAAGAAAGTCTAGCAAGTCTCCAAAACGAAGGTCTAGTCCAAAGTCTTCCTCTTCGGCTagtaagaaagagaagaaggcaTCTACTGTATCTTCCCCACTTTTGGATCAGCAAAG GAGTTCTAAAAGTAATCAGAGTAAAAAGAAAGGTCCTCGTACCCCAAGTCCTCCTCCTCCAGTACAAGAGGAAActtccttaggaaaaaaacacaaagaaaagcataaagGCAAAGAACGTTTAGATGAAAAGACAAGGGAGGTGAAAGAGAGAGGGCGTGACTTTGAAaggcacaaagagaaaaaagagaagcagag AGATCCTTCTGAAGGTTCCCATAGACAGAAGCGTTCTCCCAGTCCTGCAGATCATTCTGGCAGTAATTCCTCTCCTTCCAGGGAGTATTCACCACCTGCTGCGAGGCGACGACAAGTCTCACGAGCCCCGGTGAAATCAACTACTCACAAGCATAACTTCTCACCCTCTCGCAG ATCTGCTTCTCCATCTGGCCAACGTCATTCTCCCATATCCTCTAGACATCACTCTTCTTCATCACAGTCAGGTTCCTCTGTTCAAAGACATTCTCCTTCCCCACACCGCAAAAGAACTCCTTCTCCCTCCTATCAAAGGACAGCTTCTCCGCCTGCAAGGCGATCATCTTCCCCCTACCCCCCAcgttcttcctcttctcctcagAGGAAGCGAAGCCCTTCAAGGCACCGATCCcctggaagagaaaagggaaggcaCGATCGAGACCGAACTTCACAGTCTCATGACAGGCGCCACGAAAGGCGGGATG aaactagagggaaaagggaaaaagaaagagaaacaagagaTGATCGTGATTATGACCAGGAGCAGAGTACCTCCAGGGATCATAGAGACGATAGAGAATCTCGTGATGGAAGAGATCGGAGGGACACAAGAGATAACAGAGATCGGAGGGAGACGAGGGAATCCAGAGATACTCGAGACTCTAGAGACACAAGAGATTATAGCAGAGATAACAAAGATAGTCGTGATCAAAGAGACTCACGTTCCACGCGAGATTCTCACGACTACAGAGACAGAGAAAGTCGGGATGCCCATAAAAAGGATGACCAGTATCAGGAGGACTCACGCAGCTATGGAAGGTCCCATGGCAGAGAGGAGAGCTCTCGTGCTGAAACAAGGAATGACTCCAGAAGTGATTCcagaaatgagagcagaagCGATCGAACTGGCAGAAGTCGAGGCAGAGGTCCAGAATTATCTGACAAAG GAAGTCGGGGGACTAGAGGATCCCAGGTTGATGGTCACAGCAGTAGTGGAAACTACCATGACAGTTGGGAATCAAGAAGTAGCTACCCTGATCGGGATCGCTACGACAGTCGAGACCAAGCAAGGGATTCCTCCTTTGAAAGAAGGCATGGTGAACGGGACAGGCGGGACAACAGAGAAAGAG ATCAGAGAGCAAGCTCACCAGTACGGCATCAAGGACGAAGTGATGACCTCGAGCGGGACGAAAGACGAGATGAACGAAGGGTAGACCGAAGTGATGATAGGAGAGATGAAAGGGCCCGGGAGAGAGAGCGAGAAAGAGAGAGGGACcgagagagggagagagaaagagaccGGGaacgagagagagagaaggaaagggagtTGGAACGAGATCGTGCTCGGGAACGAGAGAGGGAGCGAGAGAGGGACAAAGATAGGGATCGTGAGCGTGATCGAGACCGGGACCATGACAGAGAAAGGGAAcgagaaagagagagagagaaggagagagagcgAGAGAGGGAGGAAcgagagagggagagagagcgTGAAAGAGATCGTGAGCGGGAACGAGAAAGGGAGCGAGGTCGAGACAGGGATAAAGAAAGAGAGCGCCAGAGAGACTGGGATGACAAAGACAAAGGGAGAGAAGACCGCAGGGATAAGAGAGAAGATATTCGAGAAGAAAGAAGCTCGAGAGATGTCCATGAAGAAAGGAAGTCCAA GAAGCgtcacagaaatgaaagcagtcCAAGCCCTCGTCAGTCACCCAAACGTCGCCGTGAGCACTCTCCTGACAGTGATGCTTACAACAGTGGAGATGATAAAA ATGAAAAGCACAGACTTCTGAGCCAGGTTGTGCGACCACAGGAATCCCGGTCACTGAGTCCCTCTCACATTGCAGAAGACAGACAGAGCCGCTGGAAAGAAGAAGAACGAAAATcagacagaaaggaaagttCCCGGCGTTATGAAGAACCAGAGTTCAAAGAGAGAATTTCTTCATCAGATAAGCAGAGAGAGCAACCAGATTCTTCAGAGGGCTCCCGGTCCAGAGTTCAGGAGAGTCTTGGACGCCGTCCCTCTGAAGAAAGAGATGCTTCTGATAGAATGCACGATGACAGCAAGAAGAAgtctaaaatacagaaaaaggccacaaagaaaaagaaagaagatgacAGTGGGGTGGAAAGGTACACTAATGAGTCAACGACTGAAGAAAGCCAGGTCTTTTCTCCCAAGAaaggtcagaaaaagaaaaatgtggagaaaaaGCGGAAGAGATCCAAGGGTGATTCTGAGGTTTCTGATGAAGAAATTGTTCCACAtcataaaaagaagaaaggccCAAGAACTCCTCCTGTCACAAAAGAGGAATTGGTTGAAGCACCACCTGAGAAAGCTGTGGCAGAAGTCCcccagaaaagagaagagacaaCATTTAGTGACTGGTCCGATGAAGATGTCCCAGAACGTGGTGACATTGTCGTTCCAGAAAGAAGCACTGAGGAATCCCATAGAAAAAGTCACAGGATGAGAGTAGAAAAGGTGGAAGCCCCACATGTTACTATAGATGATGGATCACATCGTAAACCTGTGGATCAGAAGCGCAGCAGCAGTCTTGGTAGCAATCGGAGCCATGCCTCAAGCAGACTTCGATCCCCTTCCAATGAGTCAGCTCATCGCAGTGGTGATGACCAGACTGGACGGAAGAGGATCCTGCACAGTACCTCTAGGGACAGggacagagagaagaaaagcttaGAAATCACTGGGGAACGAAAGTCCAGAATTGATCAGTTGAAAAGAGGGGAGCCCAGTCGCAGCACGTCTTCAg ATCGTCAAGATTCAAGAAGCCACAGTTCAAGAAGGAGTTCTCCTGAGTCAGATCGTCAGGTCCACTCCAGATCTGGGTCCTTTGACAGCAGGGAAAGGCTTCAGGAGCGAGATCGACATGACCATGATCGAGAGCGAGACAGAGACAGGAGAGAGGGGAGACAGAGAGACTGGGATCGAGACCGAGACATCGACAAAGACTGGCCAAGGAGCAGGGAGCGAGAGAGACTCCGAGAACGcgagagagagagggagaagagaagggagctggacagagagagagacagacagCTGCCTGATACTGCTGAAAGAGAGAGGGACAGAACTCTGGACATTTCCTCTCAAAAAGAATCAACAAAGCACGGTGAAACAAAACTGGACAGAGATCATGAAAAAGAATTTGACGGTGTTTGTCGAGATTCTGCAgcttcagagaaggaaagacCAGACAAAGATCTAGGATCGTTACAAGGTTTTGAAGATGGAAATGAGGCTGAAAAAGTAGAGAGTCTAGAAG GAGGAGAAGATGAAGCAAAGATTGATGATGTACAGTCACTGGCATCTGGTGCTGGAGAATACGAACCAATCAGTGATGATGAACTGGATGAAATTCTGGCAGGTGATGCAGAAAAGAGGGAGGATCAACAAGAAGATGAGAAGATGCCTG ATCCTGTGGATGTTATAGATGTTGATTGGTCCAGTCTCATGCCAAAGCAGCCAAAAGAACCACGAGAGGCTGGGGCTGCGCTCTTGAAGTTCACACCAGGTGCTGTTATGTTGAGAGTTGGCATTTCCAAGCGATTGGCTGGACCAGAACTCTTCACCAAAATTAAAGAGACGTGCCAGAAAGCACTAGAGAAACCTAAAG ATGCAGAAAACCTCTTTGAACATGAACTGGGAGCCTTGAACATGGCTGCACTCCTACGAAAAGAGGAGAGAGCAGGTCTTCTCAGCAATCTGGGTCCTTGCTGTAAAGCTCTGTGCTTTAGAAGGGATTCTGCAATTCGTAAGCAGCTCATGAAGAATGAAAAG GGtgcaacaaaacaaacttaCACAAATGCTGCAGCAATGGACAGTGACTTGTTAAGGTTGAGTCTGCGGTTATTCAAACGCAAGACTGTGTGCCAAGTTCCTGGGCAGGAAAAGACAGAGGATAGTAAAATTCCACAACCAGCTATCCAGCAGGAAGTGTGTGTGTCTTAA
- the ZC3H13 gene encoding zinc finger CCCH domain-containing protein 13 isoform X3, translating to MSKIRRKVTVENTKTISDSTSRRPSVFERLGPSTGSTAETQCRNWLKTGNCLYGNTCRFVHGPSPRGKGYSSSYRRSPERPTGDLRERMKNKRQDVEAEPQKRSTEESSSPVRKESSRGRHREKEDIKITKERTPESEEENGDWEANREDSDNGDVNYDYDHELSLEMKRQKIQRELMKLEQENMEKREEIVIKKEISPEVVRSKLSPSPSPRKSSKSPKRRSSPKSSSSASKKEKKASTVSSPLLDQQRSSKSNQSKKKGPRTPSPPPPVQEETSLGKKHKEKHKGKERLDEKTREVKERGRDFERHKEKKEKQRDPSEGSHRQKRSPSPADHSGSNSSPSREYSPPAARRRQVSRAPVKSTTHKHNFSPSRRSASPSGQRHSPISSRHHSSSSQSGSSVQRHSPSPHRKRTPSPSYQRTASPPARRSSSPYPPRSSSSPQRKRSPSRHRSPGREKGRHDRDRTSQSHDRRHERRDETRGKREKERETRDDRDYDQEQSTSRDHRDDRESRDGRDRRDTRDNRDRRETRESRDTRDSRDTRDYSRDNKDSRDQRDSRSTRDSHDYRDRESRDAHKKDDQYQEDSRSYGRSHGREESSRAETRNDSRSDSRNESRSDRTGRSRGRGPELSDKGSRGTRGSQVDGHSSSGNYHDSWESRSSYPDRDRYDSRDQARDSSFERRHGERDRRDNRERDQRASSPVRHQGRSDDLERDERRDERRVDRSDDRRDERARERERERERDRERERERDREREREKERELERDRARERERERERDKDRDRERDRDRDHDREREREREREKEREREREERERERERERDRERERERERGRDRDKERERQRDWDDKDKGREDRRDKREDIREERSSRDVHEERKSKKRHRNESSPSPRQSPKRRREHSPDSDAYNSGDDKNEKHRLLSQVVRPQESRSLSPSHIAEDRQSRWKEEERKSDRKESSRRYEEPEFKERISSSDKQREQPDSSEGSRSRVQESLGRRPSEERDASDRMHDDSKKKSKIQKKATKKKKEDDSGVERYTNESTTEESQVFSPKKGQKKKNVEKKRKRSKGDSEVSDEEIVPHHKKKKGPRTPPVTKEELVEAPPEKAVAEVPQKREETTFSDWSDEDVPERGDIVVPERSTEESHRKSHRMRVEKVEAPHVTIDDGSHRKPVDQKRSSSLGSNRSHASSRLRSPSNESAHRSGDDQTGRKRILHSTSRDRDREKKSLEITGERKSRIDQLKRGEPSRSTSSDRQDSRSHSSRRSSPESDRQVHSRSGSFDSRERLQERDRHDHDRERDRDRREGRQRDWDRDRDIDKDWPRSRERERLREREREREKRRELDRERDRQLPDTAERERDRTLDISSQKESTKHGETKLDRDHEKEFDGVCRDSAASEKERPDKDLGSLQGFEDGNEAEKVESLEGGEDEAKIDDVQSLASGAGEYEPISDDELDEILAGDAEKREDQQEDEKMPGKNPVDVIDVDWSSLMPKQPKEPREAGAALLKFTPGAVMLRVGISKRLAGPELFTKIKETCQKALEKPKDAENLFEHELGALNMAALLRKEERAGLLSNLGPCCKALCFRRDSAIRKQLMKNEKGATKQTYTNAAAMDSDLLRLSLRLFKRKTVCQVPGQEKTEDSKIPQPAIQQEVCVS from the exons actCTGATAATGGAGATGTTAACTATGATTATGATCAtgagctgtctttggaaatgAAGCGCCAAAAGATTCAGAGAGAACTCATGAAGTTGGAACAGGAAAACATGGAGAAACGAGAGGAGATTGTCATTAAAAAGGAG ATTTCTCCAGAGGTGGTTAGGTCTAAATTATCACCATCGCCATCACCAAGAAAGTCTAGCAAGTCTCCAAAACGAAGGTCTAGTCCAAAGTCTTCCTCTTCGGCTagtaagaaagagaagaaggcaTCTACTGTATCTTCCCCACTTTTGGATCAGCAAAG GAGTTCTAAAAGTAATCAGAGTAAAAAGAAAGGTCCTCGTACCCCAAGTCCTCCTCCTCCAGTACAAGAGGAAActtccttaggaaaaaaacacaaagaaaagcataaagGCAAAGAACGTTTAGATGAAAAGACAAGGGAGGTGAAAGAGAGAGGGCGTGACTTTGAAaggcacaaagagaaaaaagagaagcagag AGATCCTTCTGAAGGTTCCCATAGACAGAAGCGTTCTCCCAGTCCTGCAGATCATTCTGGCAGTAATTCCTCTCCTTCCAGGGAGTATTCACCACCTGCTGCGAGGCGACGACAAGTCTCACGAGCCCCGGTGAAATCAACTACTCACAAGCATAACTTCTCACCCTCTCGCAG ATCTGCTTCTCCATCTGGCCAACGTCATTCTCCCATATCCTCTAGACATCACTCTTCTTCATCACAGTCAGGTTCCTCTGTTCAAAGACATTCTCCTTCCCCACACCGCAAAAGAACTCCTTCTCCCTCCTATCAAAGGACAGCTTCTCCGCCTGCAAGGCGATCATCTTCCCCCTACCCCCCAcgttcttcctcttctcctcagAGGAAGCGAAGCCCTTCAAGGCACCGATCCcctggaagagaaaagggaaggcaCGATCGAGACCGAACTTCACAGTCTCATGACAGGCGCCACGAAAGGCGGGATG aaactagagggaaaagggaaaaagaaagagaaacaagagaTGATCGTGATTATGACCAGGAGCAGAGTACCTCCAGGGATCATAGAGACGATAGAGAATCTCGTGATGGAAGAGATCGGAGGGACACAAGAGATAACAGAGATCGGAGGGAGACGAGGGAATCCAGAGATACTCGAGACTCTAGAGACACAAGAGATTATAGCAGAGATAACAAAGATAGTCGTGATCAAAGAGACTCACGTTCCACGCGAGATTCTCACGACTACAGAGACAGAGAAAGTCGGGATGCCCATAAAAAGGATGACCAGTATCAGGAGGACTCACGCAGCTATGGAAGGTCCCATGGCAGAGAGGAGAGCTCTCGTGCTGAAACAAGGAATGACTCCAGAAGTGATTCcagaaatgagagcagaagCGATCGAACTGGCAGAAGTCGAGGCAGAGGTCCAGAATTATCTGACAAAG GAAGTCGGGGGACTAGAGGATCCCAGGTTGATGGTCACAGCAGTAGTGGAAACTACCATGACAGTTGGGAATCAAGAAGTAGCTACCCTGATCGGGATCGCTACGACAGTCGAGACCAAGCAAGGGATTCCTCCTTTGAAAGAAGGCATGGTGAACGGGACAGGCGGGACAACAGAGAAAGAG ATCAGAGAGCAAGCTCACCAGTACGGCATCAAGGACGAAGTGATGACCTCGAGCGGGACGAAAGACGAGATGAACGAAGGGTAGACCGAAGTGATGATAGGAGAGATGAAAGGGCCCGGGAGAGAGAGCGAGAAAGAGAGAGGGACcgagagagggagagagaaagagaccGGGaacgagagagagagaaggaaagggagtTGGAACGAGATCGTGCTCGGGAACGAGAGAGGGAGCGAGAGAGGGACAAAGATAGGGATCGTGAGCGTGATCGAGACCGGGACCATGACAGAGAAAGGGAAcgagaaagagagagagagaaggagagagagcgAGAGAGGGAGGAAcgagagagggagagagagcgTGAAAGAGATCGTGAGCGGGAACGAGAAAGGGAGCGAGGTCGAGACAGGGATAAAGAAAGAGAGCGCCAGAGAGACTGGGATGACAAAGACAAAGGGAGAGAAGACCGCAGGGATAAGAGAGAAGATATTCGAGAAGAAAGAAGCTCGAGAGATGTCCATGAAGAAAGGAAGTCCAA GAAGCgtcacagaaatgaaagcagtcCAAGCCCTCGTCAGTCACCCAAACGTCGCCGTGAGCACTCTCCTGACAGTGATGCTTACAACAGTGGAGATGATAAAA ATGAAAAGCACAGACTTCTGAGCCAGGTTGTGCGACCACAGGAATCCCGGTCACTGAGTCCCTCTCACATTGCAGAAGACAGACAGAGCCGCTGGAAAGAAGAAGAACGAAAATcagacagaaaggaaagttCCCGGCGTTATGAAGAACCAGAGTTCAAAGAGAGAATTTCTTCATCAGATAAGCAGAGAGAGCAACCAGATTCTTCAGAGGGCTCCCGGTCCAGAGTTCAGGAGAGTCTTGGACGCCGTCCCTCTGAAGAAAGAGATGCTTCTGATAGAATGCACGATGACAGCAAGAAGAAgtctaaaatacagaaaaaggccacaaagaaaaagaaagaagatgacAGTGGGGTGGAAAGGTACACTAATGAGTCAACGACTGAAGAAAGCCAGGTCTTTTCTCCCAAGAaaggtcagaaaaagaaaaatgtggagaaaaaGCGGAAGAGATCCAAGGGTGATTCTGAGGTTTCTGATGAAGAAATTGTTCCACAtcataaaaagaagaaaggccCAAGAACTCCTCCTGTCACAAAAGAGGAATTGGTTGAAGCACCACCTGAGAAAGCTGTGGCAGAAGTCCcccagaaaagagaagagacaaCATTTAGTGACTGGTCCGATGAAGATGTCCCAGAACGTGGTGACATTGTCGTTCCAGAAAGAAGCACTGAGGAATCCCATAGAAAAAGTCACAGGATGAGAGTAGAAAAGGTGGAAGCCCCACATGTTACTATAGATGATGGATCACATCGTAAACCTGTGGATCAGAAGCGCAGCAGCAGTCTTGGTAGCAATCGGAGCCATGCCTCAAGCAGACTTCGATCCCCTTCCAATGAGTCAGCTCATCGCAGTGGTGATGACCAGACTGGACGGAAGAGGATCCTGCACAGTACCTCTAGGGACAGggacagagagaagaaaagcttaGAAATCACTGGGGAACGAAAGTCCAGAATTGATCAGTTGAAAAGAGGGGAGCCCAGTCGCAGCACGTCTTCAg ATCGTCAAGATTCAAGAAGCCACAGTTCAAGAAGGAGTTCTCCTGAGTCAGATCGTCAGGTCCACTCCAGATCTGGGTCCTTTGACAGCAGGGAAAGGCTTCAGGAGCGAGATCGACATGACCATGATCGAGAGCGAGACAGAGACAGGAGAGAGGGGAGACAGAGAGACTGGGATCGAGACCGAGACATCGACAAAGACTGGCCAAGGAGCAGGGAGCGAGAGAGACTCCGAGAACGcgagagagagagggagaagagaagggagctggacagagagagagacagacagCTGCCTGATACTGCTGAAAGAGAGAGGGACAGAACTCTGGACATTTCCTCTCAAAAAGAATCAACAAAGCACGGTGAAACAAAACTGGACAGAGATCATGAAAAAGAATTTGACGGTGTTTGTCGAGATTCTGCAgcttcagagaaggaaagacCAGACAAAGATCTAGGATCGTTACAAGGTTTTGAAGATGGAAATGAGGCTGAAAAAGTAGAGAGTCTAGAAG GAGGAGAAGATGAAGCAAAGATTGATGATGTACAGTCACTGGCATCTGGTGCTGGAGAATACGAACCAATCAGTGATGATGAACTGGATGAAATTCTGGCAGGTGATGCAGAAAAGAGGGAGGATCAACAAGAAGATGAGAAGATGCCTGGTAAAA ATCCTGTGGATGTTATAGATGTTGATTGGTCCAGTCTCATGCCAAAGCAGCCAAAAGAACCACGAGAGGCTGGGGCTGCGCTCTTGAAGTTCACACCAGGTGCTGTTATGTTGAGAGTTGGCATTTCCAAGCGATTGGCTGGACCAGAACTCTTCACCAAAATTAAAGAGACGTGCCAGAAAGCACTAGAGAAACCTAAAG ATGCAGAAAACCTCTTTGAACATGAACTGGGAGCCTTGAACATGGCTGCACTCCTACGAAAAGAGGAGAGAGCAGGTCTTCTCAGCAATCTGGGTCCTTGCTGTAAAGCTCTGTGCTTTAGAAGGGATTCTGCAATTCGTAAGCAGCTCATGAAGAATGAAAAG GGtgcaacaaaacaaacttaCACAAATGCTGCAGCAATGGACAGTGACTTGTTAAGGTTGAGTCTGCGGTTATTCAAACGCAAGACTGTGTGCCAAGTTCCTGGGCAGGAAAAGACAGAGGATAGTAAAATTCCACAACCAGCTATCCAGCAGGAAGTGTGTGTGTCTTAA